Genomic window (Spirosoma sp. KCTC 42546):
TTGTGATGCCTCGGTAGGCGTTGGGTTGTTGCCATCGTCCTTTTTACAATGGGTAAGCGTTAGTAGCAGCGTGGTACACACCAGCAGAAGTCGGATTGGATTCATAACGAGATAAAGCCGTTTTGTACGTACTTGTTTACATGAATAACGAGAAGCGTTTGCCAATTCGTTTAGTAACCGGGTCGCTTTACGCCCCTAAAATTCCGTAGTTTTGGCGAAACTTCAAGCAATGCAGGGTTCATTTGGCAGTTTGTTTGTCTGGGTCGTTGGCTTTTGGCTGAATTATTATCCAGTAGCCAGCGCTCAGGAGTGTGCTGATCGGCTTAATTTTACGCCCGTTAGCCAGCCTAATCAGATTGAGTGGAGTAAATTTCCGGATTTTACACTCCCATTTCCTATTATCTATGGTGGTCCCCGGTTTGCCGATGTACAGGCGAGCCCATTACGGCATGGATTTAGTCATCTGGTTGATGTAAAAGATAGTGAATACGGCTCACTGGTACAGGCAAAGCAACGTGCATTGGTGTATTACGGGTTTGCAACAGGGCTGAATCAGCCGTGGGAAACCCTCGAAAGCCCCTGGGCAAATGACCTGGCAGCCTACCGTGCCAAGTGGGATCGCTTTTTGTCGGATTTGGCCGGGGGACAGAAAAACTCGGCTGGCTTATATGTTCTCCCGGTAAACCGGCTCTCCTTAGATATTGAACGATTTCTGGAAACGGATAGCCGGATTCTGAAAATCAAAACCGATACCCGTGTTCCCGAAATCTACCGGGCCCTTTCTGACGCCGACTTTGTGGCCGCCTATAAAAAAGCAATGCGCAACCTCTACGCGGAAGGGTTACGCTATGTTCGCCAGCATGCCGATCTGACCGGTATCAGCGTGAGTAGTTACGCCGATACTCCCGTATTAAATACCTACCTGAACGTACCAACTTTCACCTGGACTGATTGGACGACCAACCTCAGCCGGACAAATTACATGGTCCAGGATTCACTTGGGCGCGGTATAGGTGGCCCGTACTATGATCAATTAGACGCTTTGTCGCCCTCAGCCTATTATTATTACGACTATCCGAACCCACTGGCGAAAGACTATCTGGCGTATCTGCTGTTTCAGATCGAAGTGAATCGGGCCTGGAGTACGAAACCAGTGGTCCCCTGGGTCTGGCTGCGGTACCATGAT
Coding sequences:
- a CDS encoding T9SS type A sorting domain-containing protein, with the translated sequence MQGSFGSLFVWVVGFWLNYYPVASAQECADRLNFTPVSQPNQIEWSKFPDFTLPFPIIYGGPRFADVQASPLRHGFSHLVDVKDSEYGSLVQAKQRALVYYGFATGLNQPWETLESPWANDLAAYRAKWDRFLSDLAGGQKNSAGLYVLPVNRLSLDIERFLETDSRILKIKTDTRVPEIYRALSDADFVAAYKKAMRNLYAEGLRYVRQHADLTGISVSSYADTPVLNTYLNVPTFTWTDWTTNLSRTNYMVQDSLGRGIGGPYYDQLDALSPSAYYYYDYPNPLAKDYLAYLLFQIEVNRAWSTKPVVPWVWLRYHDSSSSFPNFIQPFMAEATAIFPFFSGASGLWLWENPTLTGTRTDTYAAYEYFTHGLYRLSHFADMFQGNYELVIETTARDLMDKQLPVWRGVAKENKILIAAQNPYAADGVKTSLTVRYKTWQQTIELTGREVYLCRFDIGTVTANEPALADVSVFPNPAQTILMVSFGQLPTSATSLVLLNTNGQSVVRRVVNSVKEYINVTHLPAGLYVLRIQNETGSQTKKIVITSH